A section of the Acropora muricata isolate sample 2 chromosome 4, ASM3666990v1, whole genome shotgun sequence genome encodes:
- the LOC136914059 gene encoding uncharacterized protein yields the protein MVALENVPCLFRLPILPRLLVCSRNVSFLSPLTCFQTIAMRDFHQTSRVDRKYHHLEKKRKLRKRRTDQLRARLQRLDEEDRPTGCLLCPMRNDIEINYKNVRLLSQFISPHTGRIYGRTLTGLCNKKQTEISGAIRRARAMGFMPVTMKYLAFHDDPKLF from the exons ATGGTGGCCCTCGAAAACGTTCCTTGTCTATTCAGGTTGCCAATTCTACCACGTTTATTAGTATGTAGCAGAAATGTAAGTTTCTTATCACCTTTGACCTGCTTCCAAACGATTGCTATGCGCGATTTTCATCAGACATCCCGAG tggaTAGAAAATACCATCacttggaaaagaaaagaaaactccGGAAACGTAGAACAGATCAGTTACGAGCTAGATTACAG AGATTAGATGAAGAAGATAGACCGACTGGCTGTTTGCTCTGTCCAATGAGAAATGACATTGAGATAAATTACAAG AATGTTCGTTTGTTGTCCCAATTTATTTCACCACACACAGGAAGGATTTATGGAAGAACATTGACAG GTTTGTGTAATAAAAAGCAAACAGAAATATCAGGAGCCATCAGGAGAGCAAGAGCGATGG GTTTCATGCCTGTGACAATGAAGTATTTGGCTTTCCATGATGACCCCAAGTTATTTTAG